A genomic stretch from Komagataeibacter xylinus includes:
- a CDS encoding winged helix-turn-helix domain-containing protein, translated as MTQMRLTLRLDANGTPLLGHGKIRLLEQIGETGSISAAARAMGMSYRRAWLLVEAMNTTFARPLVSARPGGGGGAGLSAEGEAVLRLYREIEQAAREAVQGPLETLAGMCSSTP; from the coding sequence ATGACACAGATGCGCCTGACCTTGCGGCTCGACGCGAATGGCACGCCCCTGCTCGGGCATGGCAAGATCCGCCTGCTTGAACAGATTGGCGAGACAGGTTCGATCTCGGCAGCAGCGCGGGCCATGGGCATGTCCTACCGGCGGGCGTGGCTGCTGGTCGAGGCGATGAATACCACTTTTGCCCGCCCGCTGGTCAGCGCGCGACCGGGCGGTGGTGGCGGGGCCGGCCTTTCGGCAGAGGGCGAGGCGGTGCTGCGTCTGTACCGTGAAATCGAGCAGGCCGCGCGCGAGGCCGTACAGGGTCCACTTGAAACATTGGCAGGTATGTGTTCATCCACGCCGTGA
- a CDS encoding mannitol dehydrogenase family protein → MLNETTLNTLPAGVQALPYRREAVGRGIVHFGVGNFFRAHEAWYVNQCLGLPGQSQWGIVGVGLNGGPRGEAKARQFQQQDCLYSLSEVAADGARTISIIGALREYLLAPADPEAVLGRLADPETRIVSMTITEGGYNIDEETGCFCLDEAGVSADLAHPRRPATVFGYVVEGLRRRREAGLPPFTVLSCDNLRSNGHVARAAFVGYARAVDPDLADWIDANVTFPCSMVDRITPGVDRATRQALNDASGLDDELPVLAEDFSQWVLEDNFCNGRPALEKAGVQFVDDVAGYEQVKVRMLNAGHILLGAAGLLLGYRYAHEAVADADLEHLVNAYWMHDAMPQIDAPADFDLDVYRRRLLSRFSNQAVADTLLRICSDGASKVRVFWTDTVRRSLESGHDLGRIAFGIAAYLEMLRGRDEKGESYTPLEPTLDADDMALVNEANLAAALALPAFDGWRDMDAIALDAAVVKTRHAIRERGVRAVMQDL, encoded by the coding sequence ATGCTGAACGAAACAACCCTCAACACCCTTCCCGCTGGCGTGCAGGCGCTGCCATACAGGCGTGAGGCGGTCGGGCGAGGGATCGTTCATTTTGGCGTGGGCAATTTCTTCCGTGCGCATGAGGCGTGGTACGTCAACCAGTGCCTTGGCCTGCCCGGTCAGTCGCAATGGGGCATCGTGGGCGTAGGGCTCAATGGTGGCCCGCGCGGGGAAGCCAAGGCGCGGCAGTTCCAGCAGCAGGACTGCCTGTATTCCCTGTCCGAGGTGGCGGCGGATGGCGCGCGCACCATCTCCATCATCGGTGCACTGCGCGAATACCTGCTCGCCCCGGCCGACCCCGAGGCGGTGCTGGGCCGCCTGGCAGACCCCGAGACGCGCATCGTCAGCATGACGATTACCGAAGGCGGCTACAATATCGATGAGGAAACCGGCTGCTTTTGCCTTGATGAGGCGGGCGTGAGCGCGGATCTTGCCCATCCGCGCAGGCCGGCCACCGTGTTCGGTTACGTGGTGGAGGGGCTGCGCCGCAGGCGCGAGGCGGGCCTGCCGCCCTTTACCGTGCTTTCATGCGATAACCTGCGCAGCAATGGTCATGTCGCGCGGGCAGCCTTTGTGGGCTATGCCCGCGCGGTTGACCCCGATCTGGCCGACTGGATCGATGCCAACGTGACCTTTCCGTGCTCCATGGTTGACCGCATCACGCCCGGCGTGGACCGGGCCACGCGCCAGGCGCTGAACGATGCCAGCGGGCTGGACGACGAACTGCCCGTGCTGGCGGAGGACTTCAGCCAGTGGGTGCTGGAAGATAATTTCTGCAATGGCCGCCCCGCGCTGGAAAAGGCGGGCGTGCAGTTTGTGGATGACGTGGCGGGTTATGAGCAGGTGAAGGTGCGCATGCTCAATGCCGGGCACATCCTGCTTGGTGCGGCAGGGTTGCTGCTGGGCTACCGCTACGCGCATGAAGCGGTGGCCGATGCCGACCTCGAGCACCTGGTCAACGCCTACTGGATGCATGATGCCATGCCCCAGATCGATGCGCCCGCCGATTTTGACCTTGATGTCTATCGCAGGCGTCTGCTCAGCCGCTTTTCCAACCAGGCGGTGGCCGATACGCTTTTGCGGATCTGCAGCGACGGGGCCTCGAAGGTGCGGGTGTTCTGGACCGATACGGTGCGCCGCTCGCTGGAGAGCGGGCATGATCTGGGCCGTATCGCCTTTGGCATTGCCGCCTATCTGGAAATGCTGCGCGGCCGTGACGAGAAAGGCGAAAGCTACACCCCGCTCGAGCCTACGCTCGATGCCGATGACATGGCACTGGTCAATGAGGCCAATCTTGCGGCGGCGCTTGCCCTGCCTGCCTTTGATGGCTGGCGCGACATGGATGCGATAGCGCTCGATGCCGCCGTGGTCAAAACACGCCATGCCATCCGTGAACGCGGTGTGCGCGCGGTCATGCAGGACCTGTAA
- a CDS encoding N-acetyltransferase produces MQPDHLPAVVALATRMHPGCPERADVLDERRRLCPAGCLVLTEADGQVGGYMLSHPWRMACPPALDTHLGHLPHGPDCWYLHDIAINPALRGQGHAHAALHHLGAQARLHGVKWLALMAAEGARALWAHLGFTPTPDVPAAITASYGADACPMRRALPGS; encoded by the coding sequence ATGCAGCCGGACCATCTGCCCGCAGTCGTGGCGCTTGCTACCCGTATGCACCCCGGCTGCCCCGAACGGGCGGACGTGCTCGATGAACGCCGCAGGCTGTGCCCTGCGGGCTGCCTGGTGCTGACGGAGGCAGACGGACAGGTTGGCGGCTACATGTTGAGCCACCCGTGGCGCATGGCCTGCCCGCCCGCGCTCGATACCCATCTTGGCCACCTGCCGCACGGTCCTGATTGCTGGTACCTGCATGATATTGCTATCAATCCTGCCTTGCGCGGTCAGGGCCATGCCCATGCGGCGCTGCACCATCTTGGCGCGCAGGCGCGTCTTCATGGCGTGAAATGGCTGGCCCTGATGGCGGCGGAAGGTGCGCGCGCGCTCTGGGCACATCTGGGGTTTACGCCAACACCAGACGTGCCTGCCGCCATTACCGCAAGTTATGGGGCCGATGCCTGCCCCATGCGCCGGGCATTACCGGGTAGCTGA